From the genome of Penaeus monodon isolate SGIC_2016 chromosome 16, NSTDA_Pmon_1, whole genome shotgun sequence, one region includes:
- the LOC119582588 gene encoding uncharacterized protein LOC119582588 isoform X2 — protein MTPEWMSPLLVSVLRLIFIATLSIVNWVALWRLSCSSRRDGRKAERLLVTSIIVVSLVYLTAVWAPFTLSALKHDLVDLQGGGHAADELRLGHGSFHEAVRHVKPRTADSGESGSSDEFTVEYIDLSNGEVYTSRSEALSRAARATTGLKALTAEAQSPPREVPVEPSSARPTASFTAFPVTTSNLAPVAWSSDEQDLITSSCAYSLAFTAVARLAILRRPLLHPRGSWGVGAGAGVLVGVPAAVTVLVRTLGGTTPHFAPHQPEVTAAGYFLYSIICDAHITQAYVISLFLEWAALFTLLLVILALVVSVATRSSKVMMREEEEEEEMHEEEEGLGSVEGWARDAVLTIGALWAWPLKPTLVLILYCVYGPHWTNVVCWLAHVVVAIPAVFIPLAVFLSPQSQNLKAAGLPTAQDLKVRKDKEEKQEDKAIPKQEERARDCAEGKDSPSEAKGEDSPRDLAGEEATEQPAAQGTRRAGESPRDNLKFYLGTDILKYGIRSSQKHDDRKMILTSEWGLPSISEV, from the exons ATGACGCCAGAGTGGATGTCGCCGCTGCTGGTCTCAGTGCTGCGGCTGATCTTCATCGCGACGCTGTCCATCGTCAACTGGGTGGCCCTCTGGCGACTCTCCTGCAGCAGCAGAA GAGACGGCAGGAAGGCCGAGCGCCTCTTGGTTACCTCCATCATCGTGGTGAGCCTCGTGTACCTGACGGCGGTGTGGGCGCCCTTCACCCTCTCGGCGTTGAAGCACGACCTGGTGGACCTCCAAGGCGGCGGCCACGCGGCGGACGAGCTCCGCCTCGGCCACGGCTCCTTCCACGAAGCCGTCCGCCACGTGAAGCCGCGGACCGCCGACAGCGGCGAGAGCGGTAGCAGCGACGAGTTCACCGTGGAGTACATCGACCTGAGCAACGGCGAGGTGTACACGAGCAGGTCGGAGGCGTTGTCGCGGGCCGCAAGAGCGACCACGGGGCTGAAGGCGCTGACCGCCGAGGCGCAGAGCCCGCCACGCGAGGTTCCCGTCGAGCCCTCGTCGGCCAGGCCCACCGCCTCCTTCACCGCCTTCCCCGTCACGACCTCGAACCTCGCGCCCGTCGCCTGGAGCAGCGACGAGCAGGACCTCATCACGTCATCCTGCGCCTACAGCCTGGCCTTCACCGCCGTGGCCCGACTCGCCATCCTCAGGAGG CCACTCCTTCACCCGCGGGGCTCATGGGGTGTGGGCGCAGGGGCGGGGGTGCTAGTGGGCGTGCCAGCAGCCGTGACGGTGCTAGTTAGAACTCTCGGGGGCACCACGCCCCATTTCGCTCCCCATCAGCCCGAGGTCACCGCCGCGGGCTACTTCCTCT ACAGCATCATCTGCGACGCGCACATCACCCAAGCCTACGTCATCAGCCTCTTCCTGGAATGGGCGGCGCTATTCACGCTCCTGCTGGTGATCCTGGCCCTGGTGGTGAGCGTCGCCACCAGGTCATCCAAGGTcatgatgagggaggaggaggaggaggaggaaatgcacgaggaggaggaag GCCTGGGCAGCGTGGAGGGCTGGGCGAGAGACGCAGTGCTGACGATCGGCGCACTTTGGGCATGGCCGCTCAAGCCCACTCTTGTGCTCATCCTCTACTGTGTTTATGGTCCG CACTGGACCAATGTCGTCTGCTGGCTGGCCCATGTGGTCGTGGCCATCCCCGCCGTCTTCATCCCGCTGGCGGTATTCCTCAGTCCCCAGAGCCAGAACCTCAAGGCCGCCGGCCTTCCTACCGCCCAAGACCTCAAGGTGCgcaaggataaggaggagaagcaagaggaCAAGGCAATTCCGAAGCAGGAAGAAAGGGCGAGAGACTGTGCCGAAGGGAAAGACTCTCCGTCCGAAGCCAAGGGAGAAGACTCCCCTCGGGACTTGGCCGGAGAGGAGGCGACGGAGCAGCCCGCCGCCCAGGGCACGAGGAGAGCTGGGGAGAGCCCCCGAGACAACCTCAAGTTCTACCTCGGAACGGACATCCTCAAGTATGGCATTCGATCTTCACAGAAGCATGACGACAGAAAGATGATACTTACGAGTGAGTGGGGTCTCCCGAGCATCAGCGAAGTGTGA
- the LOC119582588 gene encoding uncharacterized protein LOC119582588 isoform X1, translated as MTPEWMSPLLVSVLRLIFIATLSIVNWVALWRLSCSSRSKSGDGRKAERLLVTSIIVVSLVYLTAVWAPFTLSALKHDLVDLQGGGHAADELRLGHGSFHEAVRHVKPRTADSGESGSSDEFTVEYIDLSNGEVYTSRSEALSRAARATTGLKALTAEAQSPPREVPVEPSSARPTASFTAFPVTTSNLAPVAWSSDEQDLITSSCAYSLAFTAVARLAILRRPLLHPRGSWGVGAGAGVLVGVPAAVTVLVRTLGGTTPHFAPHQPEVTAAGYFLYSIICDAHITQAYVISLFLEWAALFTLLLVILALVVSVATRSSKVMMREEEEEEEMHEEEEGLGSVEGWARDAVLTIGALWAWPLKPTLVLILYCVYGPHWTNVVCWLAHVVVAIPAVFIPLAVFLSPQSQNLKAAGLPTAQDLKVRKDKEEKQEDKAIPKQEERARDCAEGKDSPSEAKGEDSPRDLAGEEATEQPAAQGTRRAGESPRDNLKFYLGTDILKYGIRSSQKHDDRKMILTSEWGLPSISEV; from the exons ATGACGCCAGAGTGGATGTCGCCGCTGCTGGTCTCAGTGCTGCGGCTGATCTTCATCGCGACGCTGTCCATCGTCAACTGGGTGGCCCTCTGGCGACTCTCCTGCAGCAGCAGAAGTAAGTCAG GAGACGGCAGGAAGGCCGAGCGCCTCTTGGTTACCTCCATCATCGTGGTGAGCCTCGTGTACCTGACGGCGGTGTGGGCGCCCTTCACCCTCTCGGCGTTGAAGCACGACCTGGTGGACCTCCAAGGCGGCGGCCACGCGGCGGACGAGCTCCGCCTCGGCCACGGCTCCTTCCACGAAGCCGTCCGCCACGTGAAGCCGCGGACCGCCGACAGCGGCGAGAGCGGTAGCAGCGACGAGTTCACCGTGGAGTACATCGACCTGAGCAACGGCGAGGTGTACACGAGCAGGTCGGAGGCGTTGTCGCGGGCCGCAAGAGCGACCACGGGGCTGAAGGCGCTGACCGCCGAGGCGCAGAGCCCGCCACGCGAGGTTCCCGTCGAGCCCTCGTCGGCCAGGCCCACCGCCTCCTTCACCGCCTTCCCCGTCACGACCTCGAACCTCGCGCCCGTCGCCTGGAGCAGCGACGAGCAGGACCTCATCACGTCATCCTGCGCCTACAGCCTGGCCTTCACCGCCGTGGCCCGACTCGCCATCCTCAGGAGG CCACTCCTTCACCCGCGGGGCTCATGGGGTGTGGGCGCAGGGGCGGGGGTGCTAGTGGGCGTGCCAGCAGCCGTGACGGTGCTAGTTAGAACTCTCGGGGGCACCACGCCCCATTTCGCTCCCCATCAGCCCGAGGTCACCGCCGCGGGCTACTTCCTCT ACAGCATCATCTGCGACGCGCACATCACCCAAGCCTACGTCATCAGCCTCTTCCTGGAATGGGCGGCGCTATTCACGCTCCTGCTGGTGATCCTGGCCCTGGTGGTGAGCGTCGCCACCAGGTCATCCAAGGTcatgatgagggaggaggaggaggaggaggaaatgcacgaggaggaggaag GCCTGGGCAGCGTGGAGGGCTGGGCGAGAGACGCAGTGCTGACGATCGGCGCACTTTGGGCATGGCCGCTCAAGCCCACTCTTGTGCTCATCCTCTACTGTGTTTATGGTCCG CACTGGACCAATGTCGTCTGCTGGCTGGCCCATGTGGTCGTGGCCATCCCCGCCGTCTTCATCCCGCTGGCGGTATTCCTCAGTCCCCAGAGCCAGAACCTCAAGGCCGCCGGCCTTCCTACCGCCCAAGACCTCAAGGTGCgcaaggataaggaggagaagcaagaggaCAAGGCAATTCCGAAGCAGGAAGAAAGGGCGAGAGACTGTGCCGAAGGGAAAGACTCTCCGTCCGAAGCCAAGGGAGAAGACTCCCCTCGGGACTTGGCCGGAGAGGAGGCGACGGAGCAGCCCGCCGCCCAGGGCACGAGGAGAGCTGGGGAGAGCCCCCGAGACAACCTCAAGTTCTACCTCGGAACGGACATCCTCAAGTATGGCATTCGATCTTCACAGAAGCATGACGACAGAAAGATGATACTTACGAGTGAGTGGGGTCTCCCGAGCATCAGCGAAGTGTGA
- the LOC119582589 gene encoding uncharacterized protein LOC119582589: MAESHSQETSMRTPTLLGTYPGIYNSTCPEHRCIEELHLVCVNFLCKCLTGYSPDSQGGCKSDAASIVVTWISRAIITAFVLFICVVILYLMFSRSSSRERRGSGESLLEGEGSGQACWYDAPPPYVEVVPPPPSYQEAISHAEKTSRASDAQPASSDDPSAPAPPTGFPGLTYTTDAPIRDFARTSCDFDFPSPFDTRPPQDQVATPVRPVTAQHSDVVIHI; encoded by the exons ATGGCCGAATCACATTCTCAGGAGACATCTATGAGGACCC CCACGCTGCTCGGGACATATCCTGGGATCTACAACAGCACCTGCCCCGAGCACAGGTGCATTGAGGAGCTCCACCTGGTCTGCGTGAACTTCCTGTGCAAGTGCCTCACGGGTTACAGTCCAGACTCGCAAG gtgGATGCAAGAGCGACGCCGCGAGCATTGTGGTAACATGGATCTCCCGCGCAATCATCACCGCGTTTGTTCTGTTCATCTGCGTCGTTATACTTTACCTTATGTTCAGTCGCAGTTCAAG ccggGAACGGCGAGGCTCGGGAGAGTCGCTGCTGGAGGGCGAGGGGAGCGGCCAAGCCTGCTGGTACGACGCCCCTCCGCCCTACGTCGAGGTAGTCCCGCCGCCGCCCTCCTACCAGGAAGCCATCTCGCATGCGGAG AAAACTTCACGAGCAAGCGACGCGCAGCCGGCCTCTAGCGACGACCCAAGCGCACCTGCCCCGCCCACCGGCTTCCCGGGGCTCACCTACACGACGGACGCGCCGATCCGGGACTTCGCAAGGACGTCCTGCGACTTCGACTTCCCTTCGCCCTTCGACACGAGGCCACCGCAGGACCAGGTCGCTACGCCCGTTCGCCCTGTCACCGCACAGCACAGTGACGTGGTAATACACATATGA